The proteins below are encoded in one region of Populus alba chromosome 2, ASM523922v2, whole genome shotgun sequence:
- the LOC118057676 gene encoding uncharacterized protein encodes MGRAKKGPKFAKMKKMITSRAIKQHKEEVLNPKKKDLSLEKLPRNVPQVSSALFFSYNTALGPPYRVLVDTNFINFSIQNKLDLEKAMLDCLYAKCTPCITDCVMAELEKLGQKYRVALRIAKDPRFERLPCIHKGTYADDCIVERVTNHKCYVVATCDRDLKRRIRKIPGVPIMYITQHKYSIERLPEATVGGAPRY; translated from the exons ATGGGGAGAGCCAAAAAAGGCCCGAAATTtgcaaaaatgaagaagatgattaCCTCTAGAGCAATTAAACA ACATAAAGAAGAAGTCttgaatccaaagaaaaaagatttgtcCCTCGAAAAGCTCCCGAGAAATGT ACCACAGGTTTCTTCAGCTCTCTTCTTCTCATACAACACAGCTTTGGGGCCGCCATACAGGGTTTTGGTGGATACCAACTTCATCAATTTCTCTATTCAGAATAAA TTGGATTTAGAGAAGGCGATGCTGGACTGCCTGTATGCGAAAT GCACACCTTGTATCACGGACTGTGTGATGGCAGAACTTGAGAAGTTAGGTCAGAAGTACCGTGTGGCTTTAAG GATTGCTAAGGATCCACGTTTTGAGAGACTACCCTGTATTCACAAGGGAACTTATGCTGATGATTGTATTGTTGAAAGGGTTACCAAT CATAAATGCTATGTTGTTGCTACATGTGATCGAGATTTAAAGCGAAGGATCCGCAAG ATCCCTGGTGTGCCAATCATGTACATTACTCAACACAAATACTCGATTGAGCGGTTGCCTGAAGCAACAGTAGGTGGAG CTCCAAGGTATTGA